CCACCAACTGTTATTCCAACATTAACATTTAATTTAGCTAAATTCTCTTTCAAAAATTTCTCCTGAAGTGGTACTCCCATCCCTACAAAAAGAATATCAGGTCTTTTTTTATTAATTTCTTCAATTACCATGGACTTCATATTTTGATCAAGATAGCCGTGATGAAAACCACTAATTTCTAAGTTGGAAGATAAATTCTTATTTGTAGGAAGATTTTTTTTAGGATTTTCTTTTAATTTTTTTACCATTTTTTCTGCAATCCCTGGCTTACCTCCCAGAAAATATACAGAATAATCTCTATTATAATCAGAATAACTAAGTATTTCTGTTAAAATATCAAACCCAGATACTCTTTCCTCAATATCTAAAT
The sequence above is a segment of the Halanaerobiales bacterium genome. Coding sequences within it:
- a CDS encoding WecB/TagA/CpsF family glycosyltransferase: LDIEERVSGFDILTEILSYSDYNRDYSVYFLGGKPGIAEKMVKKLKENPKKNLPTNKNLSSNLEISGFHHGYLDQNMKSMVIEEINKKRPDILFVGMGVPLQEKFLKENLAKLNVNVGITVGGSFDVLAGELKRAPIWMQKIGLEWFYRVLQEPKRLKRIIALPHFALIVLYKAIFKSERRD